A stretch of DNA from Thiothrix subterranea:
AGCCCAACCGTGCGCCGTACACCTCCACCAACCATGCGGTAACAACGCCCGCCAAAGCAACCGCCGCATAACCAGAAAACTCATTCATACCATTGACCAGCCCTTTCTGATTCAAGTTGGTCATGTCGAGCTTACTGTTCAAAGTCATCGACCAGCACAAGCCTTGATTGATGCCAAGCAACGCGGTAGCGGCGACGACCCAACCCCAATTCGGCGCATAAAGCAGCAGCAACGGAATTGGCAACGCCGCAATCCACCCCGCAATCAACACGCGCTTGCGCCCGAAACGGTCGGAAAACCGCCCCGCAAACAGGTTCATCACGGATTTGACTGCGCCGAATACCACCACAAACGTGGTCAGCAAAAAGAACTGTTGCCCGCCCAGCCCGAATTCGGTTTCTGCCAAACCGGGGACGACAGTGCGGGTCATGCCGATGGTCAAACCGACCAGAAACACTTGCAGGAGCTGGTGCAAGATTTGCGCGAGATTGGCGTGGATACCGTGCTGAAGCTGAGGCATGGAAAAAACCTGTGGTGGAAACACTTGCAGGATACGCATTGCCATGCAATCATTCAAGTTATCAATTGAATGATAAATCCCTGATGCCATCCCCCGGTTTTAAACAACACGTTAACGCCCAATTTGCCCTGATTGCGCAAGCACTTGCCTCCCCGCAACGCTTGGAAATCCTCGATTACCTCGCGCAAACCGAGCGCAGCGTGGAGGAACTCAGCCAGCTTGCTAACCTCACGGTAGCCAACACCTCACGGCATTTGCAAACCCTCAAACAAGCCGCGTTGGTGAATGTACGCACCGATGGCAAACGCCGTTGCTACCGCCTCGCCGGAGATGATGTGGTGCAACTGATTGCCAGCTTGCGGCGCACGGCGGAATTACATCTGGCAGAAGTGGAGCGGCTTGCCCACACCTACCTGACCGACAAACAGGCGATGGAAGCCATTAGCGCGGAAGAATTGCTGACCCGCATTCAACGCGATGAAGTCACCGTGCTGGATGTGCGCCCACAAGCCGAATATGCCGCCGGACACATCCCCGGCGCGATTCACCTGCTGCCGGAAGAAGTCGCCGAACGCCTGCACGAACTTGATGACAGCAAAACCATCGTTGCGTATTGCCGTGGGCCGTACTGCGTGTATTCCTACCAGATGGTGCAAGCCTTGCGTGGGCATGGCATTAACGCCATCCGTCTTGTCGATGGCTTGCCCGAATGGAAAGCCGCTGGATTACCGGTTCAAGCAACACCGACCTAACCAACTTCCCGAAGAGGGCGACCGCCGGTCGCCCCTACGCAGATCATTCC
This window harbors:
- a CDS encoding ArsR/SmtB family transcription factor, with amino-acid sequence MNDKSLMPSPGFKQHVNAQFALIAQALASPQRLEILDYLAQTERSVEELSQLANLTVANTSRHLQTLKQAALVNVRTDGKRRCYRLAGDDVVQLIASLRRTAELHLAEVERLAHTYLTDKQAMEAISAEELLTRIQRDEVTVLDVRPQAEYAAGHIPGAIHLLPEEVAERLHELDDSKTIVAYCRGPYCVYSYQMVQALRGHGINAIRLVDGLPEWKAAGLPVQATPT